The proteins below come from a single Azospirillum sp. B510 genomic window:
- a CDS encoding endo-1,4-beta-xylanase produces the protein MTDSPKPAFPGWRPSRRELLWTAAAGAVLASCRDASGPAAAEAAAAQPQADEPAVTLREACRALGIRHGAARDHFIEPEDPMLDRLMARECDVVTPENGGKWGVFQPTEGAYDWRRFDAAVELARNIGAMPNWHTIIWQHMGMPPYMKLPADRQAALGISESAYFSPEGTLSAETVWPRFTGVVEAVRRRYGDIFYRIDVANEVFFWETVESHPQEQDRHGFRRGMWWVAAGGAEKGPEWLDPFFHHVHKEFPKAKLVLNEFGIEIDEGWQQRKRAYLLDWLTGAVKRGVPIHGIGLQSHLIGGKPYDGAGMRKFLRAVDRLGLSVHLTEMDVDETRLPRSWSRAEKDRAMAQLARQYLADMLDNARVAELCWWHLRSDLNFIAREHSDLRPHPSPYDENSRPLPLYSAIVETLREKARTGKARSG, from the coding sequence ATGACCGACAGTCCGAAACCCGCTTTTCCAGGATGGCGCCCGTCGCGGCGCGAGTTGCTGTGGACCGCCGCGGCCGGTGCTGTGCTGGCAAGCTGCCGGGACGCCAGCGGCCCGGCGGCGGCGGAGGCCGCCGCGGCCCAGCCCCAGGCCGACGAGCCCGCGGTGACGCTGCGCGAGGCCTGCCGCGCGCTGGGCATCCGCCATGGCGCCGCCCGCGACCATTTCATCGAGCCGGAGGACCCGATGCTCGACCGGCTGATGGCGCGGGAATGCGACGTCGTCACCCCGGAGAATGGCGGCAAATGGGGGGTCTTCCAGCCCACCGAAGGGGCCTATGACTGGCGCCGCTTCGATGCCGCGGTCGAGCTGGCCCGCAACATCGGCGCCATGCCGAACTGGCACACGATCATCTGGCAGCATATGGGCATGCCGCCCTACATGAAGCTTCCGGCGGACCGGCAGGCGGCGCTGGGCATTTCGGAAAGCGCCTATTTCTCGCCCGAGGGCACATTGAGCGCCGAGACCGTCTGGCCGCGCTTCACCGGCGTGGTCGAGGCGGTGCGCCGGCGCTATGGCGACATCTTTTACCGCATCGACGTCGCCAACGAGGTCTTCTTCTGGGAAACGGTGGAGAGTCACCCGCAGGAACAGGACCGCCACGGCTTCCGGCGCGGCATGTGGTGGGTGGCGGCCGGCGGAGCGGAGAAGGGGCCGGAATGGCTCGACCCCTTCTTCCACCATGTCCACAAGGAATTTCCCAAGGCCAAGCTGGTGCTGAACGAGTTCGGCATCGAGATCGACGAGGGCTGGCAGCAACGCAAGCGCGCCTATCTGCTCGACTGGCTGACCGGGGCGGTGAAGCGCGGCGTGCCGATCCACGGCATCGGGCTGCAAAGCCACCTGATCGGCGGCAAGCCCTATGATGGCGCCGGCATGCGCAAGTTCCTGCGCGCGGTCGACAGGCTGGGCCTGTCGGTCCATCTGACGGAGATGGATGTCGACGAGACCCGCCTGCCCCGCTCCTGGTCGCGGGCGGAGAAGGACCGGGCGATGGCCCAGCTCGCCCGGCAATATCTGGCCGACATGCTGGACAATGCGCGGGTGGCGGAGCTGTGCTGGTGGCATCTGCGCTCCGACCTGAATTTCATCGCGCGCGAGCATTCGGATCTGCGCCCCCACCCCTCCCCCTATGACGAGAACTCCCGCCCGCTGCCGCTCTACAGCGCGATCGTCGAAACGCTGAGGGAAAAGGCCCGCACCGGCAAGGCGCGGTCGGGGTGA
- a CDS encoding LysR family transcriptional regulator → MELRHLRYFQMVAAERSFTRAAERLHIAQPPLSRQIRQLEEELGTELLVRGSRPLELTEAGRLLYEHAIQVLDRVDDIHWSLRALGGSRRTVYPVGLVGSILYGALPRVLRRFRASRPDLDVRLVEMTTLEQLPALRDHRIAIGFGRLSFQEPGIVQRVLHDEPLVVAMSSDSPLAAGTGPVPLAALVRETLLVYPRKPRPSYADQVLALFRDRGLLPNAVVEAGELQTALGLVACGVGLCLVPESASGSRADLTYRPIAEARITSPMIVSTRAGDDNEATAALLAMVTE, encoded by the coding sequence ATGGAACTGCGGCACCTGCGCTATTTCCAGATGGTCGCGGCGGAGCGCAGCTTCACCCGCGCGGCGGAGCGGCTGCACATCGCCCAGCCGCCGCTCAGCCGCCAGATCCGCCAGCTCGAGGAGGAGCTGGGAACCGAGCTGCTGGTGCGCGGATCCCGCCCGCTGGAGCTGACCGAGGCCGGGCGCCTGCTCTACGAACATGCCATCCAGGTGCTGGACCGGGTCGACGACATCCATTGGAGCCTGCGGGCGCTCGGCGGGTCGCGCCGCACCGTCTATCCCGTCGGGCTGGTCGGCTCGATCCTCTATGGCGCGCTGCCCCGCGTGCTGCGCCGCTTCCGGGCGTCACGCCCCGACCTCGACGTCCGGCTGGTCGAAATGACGACGCTGGAACAGCTGCCGGCGCTGCGCGACCATCGCATCGCCATCGGTTTCGGCCGATTGTCCTTCCAGGAACCCGGCATCGTCCAGCGGGTTCTGCATGACGAGCCGCTGGTGGTCGCGATGTCCAGCGATTCCCCGCTGGCCGCCGGGACCGGCCCGGTCCCGCTGGCCGCCCTGGTCCGGGAGACCCTGCTGGTCTATCCCCGCAAACCCCGGCCGAGCTACGCCGATCAGGTGCTGGCGCTGTTCCGTGACCGCGGCCTGCTGCCCAACGCGGTGGTGGAGGCGGGGGAATTGCAGACCGCGCTGGGGCTGGTGGCCTGCGGTGTCGGGCTGTGCCTGGTGCCGGAATCGGCCTCCGGGTCGCGCGCGGACCTGACCTACCGTCCGATCGCGGAGGCGCGGATCACCTCGCCGATGATCGTCAGCACACGGGCCGGAGACGACAATGAGGCAACCGCCGCCCTTCTCGCCATGGTGACGGAATGA
- the andAc gene encoding anthranilate 1,2-dioxygenase large subunit AndAc, with the protein MTEPSAENRLALFPNPDGSRVPYTVFSSEEIYAREQERIYRGPTWNFLGLEAEIPKPGDYKSSFVGDTPVVMTRTEDGTLAAWVNRCSHRGAMVCRKARGNALSHSCVYHQWSFGAAGNLQGVPFRRGQKGATGMPKDFDPSKHNLHQLRVESYRGLVFATFSDTVGPLADYIGPEMRPFVDRIFAKPVVYLGCTRQYSDSNWKLYLENVKDPYHASLLHLFHTTFNIFRVGMKARCVPDATHGLHSIIYVSKSEEDVNSADYKAQKIRSYDEGFHLEDDSLLALEPEFEEITTNHIQPIFPQLVIQQIHNTLVARQLLPKGPDHFELVFHFFGYEDDTPELRALRIKQANLVGPAGYISMEDTEATELVQRGTVRDGHKTSVIEMARGAPDEQNTLITESLIRRFWVGYQKLMGFETPTVAAE; encoded by the coding sequence ATGACTGAACCAAGCGCCGAAAACCGGCTTGCCCTATTCCCCAATCCCGACGGATCCCGTGTTCCCTACACGGTGTTCAGTTCCGAAGAGATCTATGCGCGGGAACAGGAGCGCATCTATCGCGGGCCGACCTGGAACTTCCTTGGCCTCGAAGCGGAGATCCCCAAGCCCGGCGATTACAAGAGCAGCTTCGTCGGCGACACGCCGGTGGTGATGACGCGCACCGAGGACGGCACGCTGGCCGCCTGGGTCAACCGCTGCTCCCACCGTGGCGCCATGGTCTGCCGCAAGGCCCGCGGCAACGCGCTGTCGCACAGCTGCGTCTATCACCAGTGGAGCTTCGGCGCCGCCGGCAATCTCCAGGGCGTTCCCTTCCGGCGCGGCCAGAAGGGTGCCACCGGGATGCCGAAGGATTTCGATCCGTCCAAGCACAACCTGCATCAACTGCGGGTCGAGAGCTATCGCGGCCTGGTCTTCGCCACCTTCAGCGACACGGTCGGCCCGCTGGCCGATTACATCGGCCCGGAGATGCGCCCCTTCGTCGACCGCATCTTCGCCAAGCCGGTGGTCTATCTCGGCTGCACCCGGCAATATTCGGACAGCAACTGGAAGCTGTATCTGGAGAATGTCAAGGACCCCTACCACGCCAGCCTCCTGCACCTGTTCCACACCACCTTCAACATCTTCCGCGTCGGCATGAAGGCGCGCTGCGTTCCCGACGCCACGCACGGGCTGCACAGCATCATCTATGTGTCGAAGAGCGAGGAGGACGTGAATTCGGCCGACTACAAGGCCCAGAAGATCCGCTCCTACGACGAGGGCTTCCATCTGGAGGATGACTCGCTGCTGGCGCTGGAACCGGAATTCGAGGAGATCACCACCAACCACATCCAGCCGATCTTTCCGCAGCTGGTGATCCAGCAGATCCACAACACCCTGGTCGCCCGCCAGCTGCTGCCCAAGGGGCCGGACCATTTCGAGCTGGTCTTCCACTTCTTCGGCTACGAGGACGACACGCCGGAGCTGCGGGCGCTGCGCATCAAGCAGGCCAATCTGGTCGGCCCGGCCGGCTACATCTCGATGGAGGACACCGAGGCGACCGAACTGGTGCAGCGCGGCACGGTGCGCGACGGCCACAAGACATCGGTCATCGAAATGGCGCGCGGCGCCCCCGACGAGCAGAACACCCTGATCACCGAGAGCCTGATCCGCCGCTTCTGGGTCGGCTATCAGAAACTGATGGGCTTCGAGACGCCCACCGTCGCGGCGGAGTGA
- the andAd gene encoding anthranilate 1,2-dioxygenase small subunit AndAd, with translation MNDLMIRLELSALQDHYVSIIDNDRMEEWPTLFTEDCLYQIISKENEDLGLPAPIIHCDNARMLRDRVVAMRNANIFEQPIYRHCLSGLEWKGDGADGYLCQTSYVVINTSAAGESTVFQAGRYLDHVVRTADGLRFKSKRCIYDTSRVQTLLAYPI, from the coding sequence ATGAACGACCTGATGATCCGCCTGGAGCTGAGCGCGCTCCAGGACCACTACGTCTCCATCATCGACAATGACCGGATGGAGGAATGGCCGACGCTGTTCACCGAGGATTGCCTGTACCAGATCATCTCGAAGGAGAACGAGGATCTGGGGCTGCCGGCGCCGATCATCCATTGCGACAACGCCCGCATGCTGCGTGACCGCGTGGTGGCGATGCGCAACGCCAACATCTTCGAACAGCCGATCTACCGCCATTGCCTGTCCGGCCTGGAATGGAAGGGCGACGGCGCCGACGGCTATCTCTGCCAGACCAGCTATGTGGTGATCAACACCTCGGCCGCCGGGGAATCGACGGTCTTCCAGGCCGGGCGCTACCTCGACCATGTGGTGCGGACGGCGGACGGGCTGCGCTTCAAGTCCAAGCGCTGCATCTACGACACCAGTCGGGTGCAGACCCTGCTGGCCTACCCGATCTGA
- the andAb gene encoding anthranilate 1,2-dioxygenase ferredoxin subunit AndAb — protein MTEWPMTEWHDAAATDALDDDEVMALNIAGVPVALFRQEGGFFALHDLCSHGAARLSDGFVENGCVECPLHQGLIDIRSGAPCSAPITEPVRSYPVRVVGDRVEISLDR, from the coding sequence ATGACCGAATGGCCCATGACCGAATGGCATGACGCCGCCGCGACCGACGCCCTGGACGACGACGAGGTGATGGCGCTCAACATCGCCGGCGTGCCGGTCGCCCTGTTCCGGCAGGAGGGCGGCTTCTTCGCCCTGCACGACCTCTGTTCCCACGGGGCGGCCCGGCTGTCCGACGGCTTCGTCGAGAATGGCTGCGTCGAATGCCCGCTGCATCAGGGCCTGATCGACATCCGCAGCGGCGCCCCCTGCTCCGCCCCGATCACCGAGCCGGTGCGCAGCTATCCCGTGCGGGTGGTCGGCGACCGGGTCGAGATCTCGCTTGACCGTTGA
- a CDS encoding NAD(P)/FAD-dependent oxidoreductase produces MTAMPERETTYVVVGGGQAAAWIARTLRAEGFAGRLVLIGEERHWPYERPALSKDFLQGTGSVEAITLLTPALAEEARIECWLGQRVVSVDREARIVTTADGRTVSYDTLFLATGGRARRLPGQDSLPADRVHTLRTLAESERLRGALAGAKRLLVLGGGWIGLEVAATARALGVGATVVEVAPRLCARTMPPVVSDWLHALHESHGVRVVSGVGVSGVAAMSDGVAVTLADGERLEADHLLLGIGIEPEVGLAAAMGLALDDGIVVDAQGRTSDPRVFAAGDVARHPNAFAGTSLRLESWANAQNQAIVAARAALGGAGVYADIPWFWSDQYGVNVQMLGLPGMGTRAVARGTPEAGSGCWLMLDESGIVTGAVAVNAARDLRVLRKLLEDGRAPLPDAWADTATPVQRLPSRPNIIMR; encoded by the coding sequence ATGACCGCGATGCCGGAACGCGAAACGACCTATGTTGTGGTCGGCGGCGGTCAGGCCGCCGCCTGGATCGCCCGCACCCTGCGGGCCGAGGGATTCGCCGGCCGGCTGGTGCTGATCGGCGAGGAGCGGCACTGGCCCTATGAACGGCCGGCCCTGTCGAAGGATTTCCTTCAGGGGACCGGCAGCGTCGAGGCGATCACGCTGCTGACCCCGGCATTGGCCGAGGAGGCCCGCATCGAATGCTGGCTCGGCCAGCGCGTGGTGTCGGTGGATCGGGAGGCGCGGATCGTCACCACCGCCGACGGCCGGACGGTCTCCTACGACACGCTGTTCCTGGCGACCGGCGGGCGGGCACGGCGGTTGCCAGGCCAGGACTCGCTGCCGGCCGACCGGGTCCACACCCTGCGCACGTTGGCGGAGTCCGAACGGCTGCGCGGCGCGCTCGCCGGGGCGAAACGCCTGCTGGTGCTGGGCGGCGGCTGGATCGGGCTGGAGGTGGCGGCAACGGCCCGCGCGCTGGGGGTCGGGGCCACGGTGGTGGAGGTGGCGCCCCGGCTGTGCGCCCGGACCATGCCGCCGGTGGTCTCCGACTGGCTGCATGCCCTGCATGAAAGCCATGGCGTGCGCGTGGTGTCCGGTGTCGGCGTTTCCGGTGTCGCCGCCATGTCCGATGGCGTCGCCGTCACCCTGGCCGATGGCGAAAGGCTGGAGGCCGATCATCTCCTGCTCGGCATCGGCATCGAGCCGGAGGTCGGGCTGGCGGCGGCGATGGGGCTGGCGCTCGACGACGGCATCGTCGTCGATGCCCAGGGGCGGACCTCCGACCCGCGCGTCTTCGCCGCCGGCGACGTCGCCCGCCACCCGAACGCCTTCGCCGGAACCTCGCTGCGGCTGGAATCCTGGGCCAACGCCCAGAATCAGGCCATCGTCGCCGCCAGGGCGGCGTTGGGCGGGGCCGGTGTCTATGCCGACATCCCCTGGTTCTGGTCCGATCAGTATGGCGTGAACGTGCAGATGCTGGGGTTGCCCGGCATGGGCACCCGCGCGGTCGCCCGTGGCACACCGGAGGCCGGCAGCGGCTGCTGGTTGATGCTGGACGAATCCGGAATCGTCACCGGCGCGGTGGCGGTCAACGCCGCCCGTGACCTGCGCGTCCTGCGCAAGCTGCTTGAGGATGGCCGCGCCCCGCTGCCGGACGCCTGGGCCGACACGGCGACGCCGGTCCAGCGGCTGCCGAGCCGCCCGAACATCATAATGCGATGA
- a CDS encoding ABC transporter substrate-binding protein — MNRRSFLTTTAATATLAATGELAFAPSIARAQNQAVKVAFVGTLSGPGATLGTHLRDGWLAGVTRLNNQLGGRAVETLVIDDELKPDVAVSKVRAALERDKVDFVVGVVFSNMLQAIVRPVTESNTFLITANAGPSTLAGKGCSPFLFSSAYQNDQPHAAMGQATQDLGYKRVFILVPNYQAGKDAVAGFRSRYKGEVVDEIYVPLSQLDFSTEVTKIAAAKPDAVFTFMPGALGVNLVRQYRQAGLANIPFLSTFTVDESTLPAQGEAALDFYTAATWAPNFDTPQSRRFVQEFEAAYGYIPSNYAAHAYDAAHMLDTAIRRTNGDVTNKAALRAALEAGDFPSVRGALRLGPNHFPIQDFWLCKVAKRADGKYQTETVRKVLSADADSYAASCKMG; from the coding sequence ATGAACCGTCGCAGCTTTCTCACCACGACCGCGGCCACCGCAACCCTCGCCGCCACCGGGGAATTGGCGTTCGCGCCGTCCATCGCGCGGGCGCAGAACCAGGCGGTGAAGGTGGCCTTCGTCGGCACGCTGTCCGGTCCGGGGGCGACGCTGGGCACCCATCTGCGCGACGGCTGGCTGGCCGGGGTGACGCGCCTGAACAACCAGCTCGGCGGCCGGGCGGTCGAGACGCTGGTGATCGACGACGAGCTGAAGCCGGACGTGGCGGTGTCGAAGGTCCGCGCCGCGCTGGAGCGCGACAAGGTCGATTTCGTGGTCGGCGTCGTGTTCAGCAACATGTTGCAGGCCATCGTCCGCCCGGTGACGGAGAGCAACACCTTCCTGATCACCGCCAACGCCGGCCCCTCCACCCTGGCCGGCAAGGGATGCAGCCCCTTCCTATTCAGCAGCGCCTATCAGAACGACCAGCCGCACGCGGCGATGGGACAGGCGACGCAGGATCTGGGTTACAAGCGGGTGTTCATCCTGGTGCCGAACTATCAGGCCGGCAAGGATGCGGTGGCCGGCTTCCGCAGCCGCTACAAGGGCGAGGTGGTGGACGAGATCTATGTGCCGCTGAGCCAGCTCGACTTCTCGACCGAGGTCACCAAGATCGCCGCCGCCAAGCCGGACGCCGTCTTCACCTTCATGCCCGGCGCGCTGGGCGTCAATCTGGTGCGGCAATACCGGCAGGCCGGGCTCGCCAACATCCCCTTCCTCTCCACCTTCACCGTCGATGAATCGACCCTGCCGGCCCAGGGCGAGGCGGCGCTCGACTTCTACACCGCCGCCACCTGGGCGCCGAACTTCGACACCCCGCAAAGCCGCCGCTTCGTGCAGGAGTTCGAGGCGGCCTATGGCTATATCCCGTCGAACTACGCCGCCCACGCCTATGACGCCGCCCATATGCTGGACACGGCGATCCGCCGGACCAACGGCGATGTCACCAACAAGGCGGCGCTGCGCGCCGCGCTGGAGGCCGGCGACTTCCCGTCGGTGCGGGGGGCGCTGCGGCTGGGTCCCAACCATTTCCCGATCCAGGATTTCTGGCTGTGCAAGGTCGCCAAGCGCGCGGATGGGAAATACCAGACGGAAACCGTCCGCAAGGTGCTGAGCGCCGACGCCGACAGCTACGCCGCCTCCTGCAAGATGGGGTGA